GGGGCCGGGGAGGGGCGGAAACACCTCCAGGGAACCCGGCCCCGCCTCCCGCCCCGCCTCCCGCCGCAGGGCCAGGAAGCGCGGAAGGAACCGCCGGGGGCCATGGACGGCGCAGTGATGGAAGGGCCGCTGTTTTTGCAGAGTCAGCGCTTTGGGACCAAGGTAGTCTGGGGCACGGATGCCGAACCTTATCCGGGCTAGTAGTGGgtgagagagcccagaaacagggAGAGGTGGGCAGCAGGCTGGAGCGCGGCGCGGGCAGTTGGAGAGCCTGTGACTGTCCCGCGAAGTTGCTTTGTACGCTCCCGGGAAGCGTCTCTAGTCTCGGGGTTCTGGTCCTGGGGAGACGGAGTGGCATCCTCTTTGGGAAACTTCGCCCCCCCGTTTGGAAGCCCCAGACCCCAAATCGACCTGCGCCGCTCCCTCCTTCCCCGTCGGGACCCGGGCCGCCCGCGCACGCCACTCACTCTCCAGCCCTCTCACTCTCTCCCTAGAGGTGGAGGAAGACCTGGGCGGTGCTCTACCCGGCCAGTCCTCACGGCGTAGCGCGGCTCGAGTTCTTTGACCATAAAGGGTCGAGCTCTGGGGGTGGCCGAGGGAGCTCGCGCCGCCTGGACTGCAAGGTGATCCGTCTGgctgagtgtgtgagtgtggcCCCTGTTACCGTGGAGACCCCGCCTGAGCCCGGCGCCACTGCCTTCCGCCTGGACACTGCTCAGCGTTCGCACTTGCTGGCGGCCGACGCGCCGTCCAGTGCAGCCTGGGTGCAGACGCTGTGCCGAAACGCCTTTCCGGTGAGGAGCTGCGGCGATGCGGGGTGGGGGCAGTTACAGAGGCAGAGAAATGGGGCTCATACCGACACCCACTCCCCGTTGAGAAAATTACAGGTTTCTCGATGCTCTCTCTTTACTACAGAAAGGCAGCTGGACTCTGGCGCCTTCCGATAACCCACCTAAGCTTTCTGCCCTGGAGATGCTGGAGAACTCCTTGTACAGCCCCACCTGGGAAGGTAGACGCCTAAGCCCGGGCAGGGATGGAGTGAGGAGGAGGGCCTTTGGAAAGTGGGTGGATAcccaggggcccatggggaaGTAGGAAGGCCCTGAGATCTGGCTTCCAAGTGAGTGCTTGGACATTACGCTCATGAGACTTCTGGGTCCCCACTGCTGTCCCCGCCCCTCTCCCAGCAGCTGTCTAATCGTATATGCCTTCCAGGATCCCAATTCTGGGTAACGGTGCAGAGGACTGAGGCCGCCGAGCGCTGTGGCCTGCATGGCTCCTACATGCTGAGGGTGGAGACTGAGAGGCTGACTCTCCTGACCATGGGGGCCCAGAGTCAGATACTGGAGCCACTCCTGTCCTGGCCCTACACTCTGTTGCGTCGCTATGGCCGGGACAAGGTGCAGGGGCTGTCCGGGAGGGCTTCCTGGGTTGGGCAGCTGTGGGAGGAGTGGGGCAGGACAGAAGGTGGGAAGCTCTGACCTTTGGATCCCCCTTTCTTGCCTACCCAGTGACCCCAGGTGGTCTCTTCTTTGTAGATACCCTAACTAGTGCAGGCCTGTGACTCACTTCCTCTGATGGCTCCTGGTAATGTGTTTCCCTCTCTACCCTCCTCAGGTCATGTTCTCTTTCGAGGCCGGCCGCCGCTGCCCCTCAGGCCCTGGAACCTTCACCTTCCAGACGGCACAGGGAAATGACATCTTCCAGGCAGTTGAGACTGCCATCCACCGGCAGAAGGCCCAGGGAAAGGCCGGACAGGGGCACGATGTTCTCAGAGCTGACTCCCATGAaggggaggtggcagaggggaAGTTGCCTTCCCCACCTGGCCCCCAAGAGTTCCTTGACAGCCCCCCAGCCCTGTACGCTGAGCCCTTAGACTCCTTGCGAATTGCTCCATGCCCTTCCCAGGACTCCCTATACTCAGACCCCTTGGACAGCACCCCTGCTCGGGCAGGAGAGGGAGTGCAACGGAAGAAACCTCTCTATTGGGACTTGTATGAACATGCGCAGCAGCAGTTGCTGAAGGCCAAGCTGACGGACCCCAAAGAGGACCCCATCTATGATGAACCTGAAGGCTTGGCCCCAGTCCCTCCCCAGGGCCTTTATGATCTGCCTCGGGAGCCCAAGGATGCATGGTGGTGCCAAGCCCGGGTGAAGGAGGAGGGCTATGAGCTCCCCTACAACCCTGCCACTGATGACTATGCTGTGCCACCCCCTCGGAGCACAAAGCCCGTCCCTGCTCCCAAGCCTGAACCTGGTACTGCAACTGGCAGTGGCAGCAAAAGCTACAACTCAGCCCTGTACAGCCAGGTCCATAAAAGTGGGGCCTCAGGGAGCTGGGACTGTGAGCTCTCTAGAGTAGGGACTGACAAGACTGGGGTTAAGTCAGAGGGCTCTACCTGAGAAGGAGGGCAAGGCTGAGGTGGCTAAGGAGGACCATGGGGAGGTGGCACTAGGGATCTAAGAAAATGGTTAGAACCAGCAGAAGCCAGAAGGTGGGAGGGGCCGTGCTGTGTGAGACCAGGGGACCAGAGGGATAGGGGAGTCAAAGGAAGGACAATCCCAGGAAGTCCTAAAAAGTGGGGCAGATGGCAAGGCTGAGGGATGGGCTCTGTATCCTCCTAAAGCCGTCCCTTCTCCACTTCCCCAAAGGAAGGGACAGCTGCGGGACCAGGTCTGTGGAAAGTGGTGCATGGTCAGAGTGGGTGCAGTTTGAGGGGCCCAtgtggaggcctcagggagaTGTTGGACTGTGCCTGGATTTTTACTCCTGCATTGTTCTTTGCCAGAgacctatttaaaaattttaaaattctcattaaaGTCAGCTTGGGTTTAAgaagtttatgtgtgtgtgaacAGAAAAAGAGGGGACACAGTGgttgggttgggtgtggtggggaTCAAGAGGAGAACAAGGAATGTGTTGAGAGTCACGGAGAGGAAAGGCATCCAGGAAGGGAACAGGAGTGTGGTGGTTTGGTGCCTGGGGAGTCAAGTCAGGCTGCCCTGGGCTAGACATGAGCTCTGTGGCCCTGGGTGAGTTGTATAACATCTGCAACCCTCAGTTTCCCCTGtgctcctctgtaaaatgggaaagcTATAATGGGCCCTACCTCACAGGGCTTTTTGTGTGAAATTAGACACATTATAAGTATTTAGTGTAATCTGAAGCacagagtggttttttttttaaaaagtattttttatgtagaga
This region of Rhinopithecus roxellana isolate Shanxi Qingling chromosome 17, ASM756505v1, whole genome shotgun sequence genomic DNA includes:
- the DOK1 gene encoding docking protein 1 isoform X3, which produces MAFTLMSRWTYDVTHSHHAQNPRAKTEDFRWSYRRAPATAGRGLGSARLIREPPPFLLALLPQPTATPQRLPAGAGEGRKHLQGTRPRLPPRLPPQGQEARKEPPGAMDGAVMEGPLFLQSQRFGTKRWRKTWAVLYPASPHGVARLEFFDHKGSSSGGGRGSSRRLDCKVIRLAECVSVAPVTVETPPEPGATAFRLDTAQRSHLLAADAPSSAAWVQTLCRNAFPKGSWTLAPSDNPPKLSALEMLENSLYSPTWEGHVLFRGRPPLPLRPWNLHLPDGTGK
- the DOK1 gene encoding docking protein 1 isoform X1 translates to MAFTLMSRWTYDVTHSHHAQNPRAKTEDFRWSYRRAPATAGRGLGSARLIREPPPFLLALLPQPTATPQRLPAGAGEGRKHLQGTRPRLPPRLPPQGQEARKEPPGAMDGAVMEGPLFLQSQRFGTKRWRKTWAVLYPASPHGVARLEFFDHKGSSSGGGRGSSRRLDCKVIRLAECVSVAPVTVETPPEPGATAFRLDTAQRSHLLAADAPSSAAWVQTLCRNAFPKGSWTLAPSDNPPKLSALEMLENSLYSPTWEGSQFWVTVQRTEAAERCGLHGSYMLRVETERLTLLTMGAQSQILEPLLSWPYTLLRRYGRDKVMFSFEAGRRCPSGPGTFTFQTAQGNDIFQAVETAIHRQKAQGKAGQGHDVLRADSHEGEVAEGKLPSPPGPQEFLDSPPALYAEPLDSLRIAPCPSQDSLYSDPLDSTPARAGEGVQRKKPLYWDLYEHAQQQLLKAKLTDPKEDPIYDEPEGLAPVPPQGLYDLPREPKDAWWCQARVKEEGYELPYNPATDDYAVPPPRSTKPVPAPKPEPGTATGSGSKSYNSALYSQVHKSGASGSWDCELSRVGTDKTGVKSEGST
- the DOK1 gene encoding docking protein 1 isoform X2 produces the protein MLENSLYSPTWEGSQFWVTVQRTEAAERCGLHGSYMLRVETERLTLLTMGAQSQILEPLLSWPYTLLRRYGRDKVMFSFEAGRRCPSGPGTFTFQTAQGNDIFQAVETAIHRQKAQGKAGQGHDVLRADSHEGEVAEGKLPSPPGPQEFLDSPPALYAEPLDSLRIAPCPSQDSLYSDPLDSTPARAGEGVQRKKPLYWDLYEHAQQQLLKAKLTDPKEDPIYDEPEGLAPVPPQGLYDLPREPKDAWWCQARVKEEGYELPYNPATDDYAVPPPRSTKPVPAPKPEPGTATGSGSKSYNSALYSQVHKSGASGSWDCELSRVGTDKTGVKSEGST